One segment of Apus apus isolate bApuApu2 chromosome 1, bApuApu2.pri.cur, whole genome shotgun sequence DNA contains the following:
- the LOC127380209 gene encoding uncharacterized protein LOC127380209 codes for MIPLVTRNNRVDERGRGVKNCGEQNPKSGTVPRHWEDCLSVNQWNRTKRPGRSDSTEKDWVTGVSVQTKLINRPGFHPPRHTLILILLNLVSVHGYSHQPFKWTLSRWEDHHVIQTVTSPGAPTFKTHLCELAPIKPCLNLMGHYLCPSSNPGRTYCNAPNQYYCAYWGCETIASNWNPGAGPDRYLTVKWGSEGCRPPHRDRSGGIISPGNCTHLELTIQQPLDEGWLLGRTWGIRYWEPGTDRGGLIYIKKEIVPNDPDLVGPNEVLAGEISLSSDKGIRNGTDTETTTTSATHINTQEPRGNSLWKLVPVIKY; via the coding sequence ATGATACCCCTCGTGACTCGAAACAACCGAGTCGACGAGCGAGGCAGAGGAGTAAAAAACTGTGGAGAACAGAACCCAAAGAGTGGGACTGTACCAAGACACTGGGAGGACTGCCTCAGTGTTAACCAATGGAATCGCACGAAACGCCCCGGGAGGAGTGATAGCACTGAAAAGGACTGGGTAACTGGAGTGAGTGTTCAAACTAAACTTATCAACCGCCCGGGTTTCCACCCTCCTCGACACACTCTAATTCTAATTCTACTAAATCTTGTAAGTGTACACGGATACTCTCACCAACCATTTAAATGGACATTAAGTAGGTGGGAGGATCATCACGTGATTCAAACTGTCACTAGTCCTGGGGCaccaacatttaaaacacacttATGTGAGTTAGCTCCCATAAAACCCTGTTTAAATCTTATGGGGCATTATCTGTGTCCAAGCTCCAATCCCGGGAGAACATATTGCAATGCTCCCAACCAGTATTATTGTGCTTATTGGGGATGTGAAACGATCGCCTCAAATTGGAacccaggagcagggccagatAGGTATTTGACAGTTAAATGGGGCTCTGAGGGATGCAGGCCCCCCCATCGTGACCGATCTGGGGGAATTATCAGTCCCGGAAATTGCACCCATCTAGAATTAACTATACAACAACCTCTTGATGAGGGGTGGCTTCTGGGAAGAACTTGGGGAATACGGTATTGGGAACCTGGAACCGATAGAGGGGGACTCATTtacataaagaaagaaatagtcCCTAATGACCCTGATCTGGTGGGACCGAATGAGGTACTAGCGGGAGAAATATCCCTCTCGTCGGATAAGGGGATACGTAATGGAACAGATACTGAGACTACTACAACATCAGCAACACATATTAACACCCAGGAACCTAGGGGCAATTCTCTTTGGAAATTGGTGCCAGTTATCAAGTATTGA